In one Dreissena polymorpha isolate Duluth1 chromosome 7, UMN_Dpol_1.0, whole genome shotgun sequence genomic region, the following are encoded:
- the LOC127839741 gene encoding uncharacterized protein LOC127839741 has protein sequence MADMGSRPATPRTPVRMVQVNFDPPHVLTSVPGIGPKLAKAIVNLRENAGNVYPESLGILMRRPLDEEVMQMLDFRPNPRLFAITLDEDEEDMGRLYTGELVPHGGWGLGAPRNRPDARERAALTAEINTLEESISELQSQLQNWSQPLVQRSLPIPVQHQLAGPDQISTPSPSSRPRPFLSLQTLSQTPIPRYLSHTPAGRREQKLPWGRADSEAGLRWRSPVAYKTEEPSPTYPSRMHQGAFGGKIETSLPQATLMKALQELPNPPTTSTPYFIYPNHGSVLSNQVPINQPVYNQPANPVPNQPVQNQPAYQVPNNQPSMYNQPATLVPINQPVQNQPAYQVPNNQPSMYNQPATLVPINQPVQNQPANPVPINPPSLPNQQATLALINPPVIPSLPIALLPATTPNPATRDVITRIPKTLQFDGRSNWPVFRGKFERYANLHQWSDDECADGLVWCLVGKAADFYAVLTDGRKTVPYKELLHRLEERFDAKELPATAQGRFQAISQGVGESLDEWSDRVLTLATKAFRDLPQVYATEQAVAKFCHGLQDRETGRQFHLTVLGQVEQMVGNEQAPFQGTLQTKDTIPNVRGCLMEVEVAEGGIKGLTPTEGASEGEGIILSSIEGIPTSRR, from the exons ATGGCGGATATGGGCAGTAGACCCGCCACACCAAGGACACCGGTCAGGATGGTACAGGTAAACTTTGACCCTCCTCATGTTTTGACCTCCGTTCCGGGGATTGGACCGAAATTGGCTAAAGCCATTGTAAATCTCCGGGAGAATGCGGGTAACGTATATCCCGAATCTCTGGGAATACTAATGCGGCGACCTCTGGATGAAGAGGTCATGCAGATGCTGGACTTCCGTCCGAATCCAAGGTTATTTGCAATAACCTTGGATGAAGATGAGGAAGATATGGGGCGGTTGTATACTGGTGAGTTAGTCCCACACGGGGGGTGGGGGTTAGGTGCGCCAAGGAACCGGCCAGACGCACGAGAAAGGGCTGCGCTTACCGCAGAGATTAACACCCTGGAGGAGAGTATTTCGGAACTGCAATCGCAGTTGCAAAATTGGTCACAACCCCTGGTCCAAAGATCACTTCCCATTCCTGTCCAACACCAATTGGCTGGTCCAGACCAAATATCAACACCCAGCCCCTCCTCCAGGCCAAGACCTTTCCTTTCCTTGCAGACTTTGTCTCAAACCCCCATACCCCGATATTTATCTCATACCCCCGCTGGACGTAGGGAACAGAAGTTGCCGTGGGGAAGAGCAGACAGCGAGGCGGGTCTTAGGTGGCGCAGTCCAGTCGCCTATAAAACCGAAGAACCTTCCCCCACATACCCATCACGCATGCACCAGGGCGCATTTGGAGGAAAAATTGAGACGTCCCTACCCCAAGCAACCCTCATGAAGGCATTGCAAGAACTTCCCAATCCTCCGACCACAAGCACACCTTACTTTATTTATCCAAATCATGGGTCTGTGCTATCCAACCAGGTACCCATCAATCAACCTGTTTACAATCAGCCCGCTAACCCGGTACCCAATCAAC CGGTACAAAATCAGCCTGCTTACCAGGTACCCAACAACCAACCTAGCATGTACAATCAGCCTGCTACGTTGGTACCCATCAAC CAACCGGTACAAAATCAGCCTGCTTACCAGGTACCCAACAACCAACCTAGCATGTACAATCAGCCTGCTACATTGGTACCCATTAATCAGCCAGTACAAAATCAGCCTGCTAATCCAGTGCCCATAAACCCACCTAGCCTACCCAATCAGCAGGCTACTCTGGCGCTCATCAACCCGCCGGTAATACCGAGCCTTCCTATTGCACTCCTGCCTGCAACTACACCAAACCCTGCTACTCGGGATGTGATTACCCGAATACCTAAAACCTTACAGTTTGATGGTCGAAGCAATTGGCCCGTTTTCCGGGGCAAGTTTGAGCGCTATGCCAATTTGCACCAATGGTCAGATGATGAGTGCGCTGATGGGTTGGTTTGGTGTTTGGTGGGAAAAGCTGCGGACTTCTATGCTGTATTAACTGACGGCAGGAAAACTGTCCCTTATAAGGAATTACTGCATCGTCTGGAAGAGCGTTTCGATGCCAAAGAGCTCCCTGCTACTGCGCAAGGGCGTTTCCAGGCAATTTCTCAGGGAGTAGGAGAATCATTGGATGAGTGGTCGGATCGCGTACTCACGCTAGCCACTAAGGCATTCCGAGATCTGCCCCAAGTATACGCCACCGAGCAGGCAGTGGCAAAATTCTGCCACGGGTTACAGGACAGAGAAACCGGCCGACAG TTCCATTTAACCGTCCTGGGACAGGTGGAGCAAATGGTGGGCAACGAGCAGGCCCCTTTCCAGGGAACGCTCCAAACCAAGGATACAATACCCAACGTCAGGGGATGTTTAATGGAGGTAGAGGTGGCGGAAGGGGGTATCAAGGGCCTAACGCCTACGGAAGGGGCGTCGGAGGGAGAGGGAATAATCCTTTCGTCAATCGAGGGTATCCCTACCAGCCGGCGGTGA